A part of Polyangiaceae bacterium genomic DNA contains:
- a CDS encoding HD domain-containing protein produces MDLQALKNAVPSDVLKLCQTLKRAGHRSWVVGGCVRDLLLASDASAASIRNDWDIATDALPEQVQKLFRKVIPTGIKHGTVTVLLSGVGYEVTTLRGETTYSDGRRPDEVYFVDDIRADLARRDFTVNAIAYDPLEEQLIDPFGGALDLEQKLLRAVGVAKERFDEDGLRILRAARFVASLGMELEESTAAAMRPSLPTYRKVSPERIRDEWMKTLKTAKPSRGFQVMLDHGMLEVSVPELFSCADFVSGHAELDGPIWQHLMQVLDACPADPVLRTAALLHDVGEPRLLATDDAREHAKLGAQIAESVCARLRFSNAERERVAALVRHHVIDFQSLNDPASLRRWLRQVDPCLPQLWELVNADLSATAPERIPQLNGLIYRVEKELQCGMIWSTRDLAIGGKDLMQELGLPPSKQLGVILDALLERVTDEPALNQRDTLLELARGLAADAD; encoded by the coding sequence GTGGATCTCCAAGCTCTCAAGAACGCGGTTCCCAGCGATGTGCTGAAGCTCTGCCAAACGCTCAAGCGAGCTGGACATCGCTCCTGGGTGGTCGGCGGCTGTGTGCGTGATCTGTTGCTCGCCTCGGATGCCTCGGCGGCGTCGATTCGCAACGACTGGGACATCGCCACGGACGCCCTACCGGAGCAGGTTCAGAAGCTCTTTCGCAAGGTGATCCCCACGGGCATCAAACACGGCACCGTCACCGTGCTCTTGAGCGGGGTCGGTTACGAGGTGACGACCTTGCGCGGAGAGACCACCTACAGCGACGGGCGCCGCCCAGACGAAGTCTACTTCGTAGATGATATCCGCGCGGACTTGGCCCGACGAGACTTCACGGTAAACGCCATCGCCTACGATCCGCTGGAAGAGCAGCTGATCGATCCATTTGGCGGCGCCCTGGATCTGGAGCAGAAGCTCCTACGCGCCGTCGGTGTCGCGAAAGAGCGCTTTGACGAAGATGGTCTACGCATCTTGCGCGCCGCGCGGTTCGTCGCGTCTCTGGGTATGGAACTCGAAGAGAGCACTGCAGCCGCGATGCGTCCGTCGCTGCCGACCTACCGCAAAGTGAGCCCCGAACGCATCCGTGACGAGTGGATGAAGACGCTCAAGACGGCGAAGCCGAGCCGCGGCTTTCAGGTCATGCTCGACCACGGAATGCTGGAAGTCAGCGTGCCGGAGCTCTTCAGCTGCGCCGACTTCGTGAGCGGTCACGCGGAGCTTGACGGCCCGATCTGGCAGCATTTGATGCAGGTGCTCGACGCCTGCCCGGCAGACCCGGTCCTGCGCACCGCGGCGCTGCTTCACGACGTGGGCGAGCCGCGCCTTCTGGCTACTGATGATGCTCGCGAGCACGCGAAGCTAGGCGCCCAGATCGCGGAAAGCGTGTGTGCGCGCCTGCGCTTCTCCAACGCCGAGCGCGAACGCGTGGCGGCTCTTGTGCGGCACCACGTGATCGATTTCCAGTCACTGAACGACCCCGCGAGCCTGCGCCGCTGGCTGCGCCAGGTTGACCCATGCCTGCCGCAACTTTGGGAGCTTGTGAACGCTGACCTCAGCGCCACCGCTCCAGAACGCATACCGCAGCTCAACGGTCTCATTTACCGCGTAGAAAAAGAGCTCCAGTGCGGGATGATCTGGAGCACTCGCGATCTGGCAATAGGCGGCAAGGACTTGATGCAGGAGCTGGGGCTGCCGCCGAGCAAGCAGCTGGGCGTCATCCTGGACGCCTTGCTGGAGCGGGTCACGGACGAACCGGCGCTCAACCAGCGTGACACGTTGCTCGAGCTGGCGCGGGGGCTTGCGGCAGACGCTGACTGA
- a CDS encoding ABC transporter permease, producing the protein MGFPLQIALRYMGSKKRAFVSLGTSLAILGVALGTACLSIVVSVTGGFRSEFREKVLGVNAHVLVLKYSSDFREYRSVMKDMKEVPGVVGVAPFVINPMMVSHGEKTATGVLLKGVDPDVFGDVLDLPKHIVKGGTEGLRVPGAKPPESTRRLRVRESPLDAPNNKQGDPNYIVDLEDTAKDGGLSAKDLLEDAEDEDGEASKDSKPGLTKPRKQDRAAAKGVAKDTAPRKENGAAQDSGDAAEAPDAPPPQTDELPPDAPVGSIVPDGGYDSVLPDPDYIPEELDEDPCKSAETVKKLPGIIIGKSLAQYLGADLGSCLQVTSPTVGFSFGSGGFRPPVAKRFRVIAIFDAGFDQYDSKLVYTDLYESQAFHSNGDSVTGVEMKISNIDDSQHVKALVDEKLKSSIYHTMDWKELNHGLFTALQIQQITISLVLALMILVAAFTVLATLIMVVLDKKREIAVMKAMGATDWALVRAFLYQGGIIGVFGAGGGLGLGYAVCYYLTVKPFPLDPKVYFISHLPVQVDPKWFLAAGIFSMVVCLIGSLWPAVHAATLRPAEAFREQ; encoded by the coding sequence ATGGGATTCCCGCTTCAAATCGCGCTTCGATACATGGGCTCCAAGAAGCGCGCCTTCGTCTCGCTTGGCACTTCGCTAGCGATCCTGGGTGTTGCGCTCGGCACCGCCTGCCTGTCCATCGTGGTCAGCGTGACTGGCGGTTTCCGCTCCGAGTTCCGAGAGAAGGTGCTCGGCGTGAACGCGCACGTGCTTGTGCTGAAGTACTCGAGCGACTTTCGCGAGTACCGCAGCGTGATGAAGGACATGAAGGAAGTGCCCGGTGTGGTCGGCGTTGCTCCCTTCGTGATCAACCCGATGATGGTGAGTCACGGGGAGAAGACGGCGACCGGCGTCTTGTTGAAGGGAGTCGATCCCGATGTGTTTGGCGACGTGCTGGATCTGCCGAAGCACATCGTCAAAGGCGGTACGGAAGGGCTAAGAGTCCCCGGTGCGAAGCCGCCAGAGTCGACCCGCCGCTTGAGGGTGCGAGAGTCTCCGCTCGACGCGCCCAACAACAAGCAAGGCGATCCAAACTACATCGTCGATCTCGAGGACACGGCGAAGGACGGGGGGCTCTCCGCTAAGGACTTGCTCGAAGACGCCGAGGACGAGGACGGGGAGGCAAGCAAGGACTCCAAGCCGGGACTGACCAAACCCCGCAAGCAGGACCGGGCTGCGGCAAAGGGCGTCGCGAAGGATACGGCGCCACGCAAGGAGAACGGGGCTGCGCAGGACTCGGGGGATGCCGCGGAGGCACCTGACGCTCCTCCCCCCCAAACCGATGAACTCCCACCGGACGCTCCCGTGGGCTCCATCGTCCCCGATGGCGGGTACGACAGCGTATTACCGGACCCCGATTATATCCCCGAGGAACTAGATGAGGACCCGTGCAAGAGCGCGGAGACAGTGAAGAAGCTGCCCGGCATCATCATCGGGAAGAGCCTCGCGCAGTACCTGGGAGCTGACCTCGGCTCTTGTCTGCAGGTCACCTCGCCCACGGTCGGTTTCTCATTCGGCTCCGGAGGCTTTCGCCCCCCAGTGGCCAAGCGATTCCGCGTGATCGCGATCTTCGACGCTGGCTTTGACCAGTACGACTCGAAGCTGGTCTACACGGACCTCTACGAGTCCCAGGCCTTTCACAGCAACGGCGACAGCGTGACCGGTGTGGAGATGAAGATCTCGAACATCGACGACTCACAGCACGTGAAAGCCCTCGTCGACGAAAAGCTCAAGAGCTCCATCTACCACACGATGGATTGGAAGGAGCTGAACCACGGGCTCTTCACCGCGCTGCAGATCCAGCAAATCACCATCAGCTTGGTGCTGGCACTGATGATCCTCGTGGCGGCCTTCACGGTGCTGGCGACGCTGATCATGGTGGTGCTCGACAAGAAGCGCGAGATCGCAGTGATGAAGGCCATGGGCGCCACCGACTGGGCGCTGGTGCGGGCTTTTCTGTACCAAGGCGGCATCATCGGCGTGTTTGGCGCTGGCGGTGGTCTCGGCCTCGGCTATGCCGTTTGCTACTACCTGACGGTGAAACCTTTCCCCTTGGATCCGAAGGTCTACTTCATCTCGCACCTGCCGGTGCAGGTGGACCCGAAGTGGTTCCTCGCGGCAGGGATTTTCTCCATGGTGGTGTGCTTGATCGGCAGCCTCTGGCCCGCAGTTCACGCAGCCACACTGCGCCCCGCGGAAGCCTTCCGGGAGCAGTGA
- the tilS gene encoding tRNA lysidine(34) synthetase TilS, giving the protein MSRSHPPTLIKLVQATLKDLDLRGARLLVAVSGGPDSMALLHVLALSQQKLGLRVWAHGVDHGLRGEAGAELDLAQALAEAHGVAFTRSRISLPKGGNLQERARVARYRELEAVAQHHEALVCTAHHADDRAETLLLRLLRGSGPGGLAVLPPRSGDRVRPMIRATRGDVLRHVERHALQVASDPSNADPRFLRVRVRRELLPLLEQLSPGIVGHLTALADQLGEESALRGGLNRAQVQALQHALIQQQPVELALKGGQTLKFAPESASGTEQPSRGTRGTLSLRRSSK; this is encoded by the coding sequence GTGTCTCGCTCTCACCCCCCAACCCTGATCAAGTTGGTTCAGGCGACCCTGAAGGACCTCGACCTGCGCGGGGCGAGGCTGCTGGTGGCGGTGAGTGGTGGCCCCGACTCGATGGCCCTGCTCCATGTGTTGGCGCTCTCGCAGCAGAAGCTTGGGCTTCGAGTTTGGGCGCATGGTGTGGACCACGGCCTGCGTGGTGAGGCTGGCGCCGAGCTCGACTTGGCGCAGGCGTTGGCGGAAGCGCACGGAGTCGCGTTCACGCGCTCTCGCATCTCGCTGCCCAAGGGAGGCAACCTCCAGGAGCGCGCTCGGGTGGCGCGCTACCGTGAGCTCGAAGCTGTGGCCCAGCACCACGAGGCCCTGGTGTGCACCGCGCACCACGCGGACGACCGGGCGGAGACGCTGCTACTGCGCTTGCTACGCGGCTCGGGCCCCGGCGGCCTCGCTGTGCTGCCTCCGAGAAGTGGCGATCGGGTACGACCGATGATCCGCGCCACACGCGGTGATGTACTCCGCCACGTCGAGCGCCACGCTCTCCAAGTCGCCAGTGATCCATCCAACGCGGATCCGCGATTCTTGCGCGTGCGGGTGAGGCGGGAGCTGCTGCCGCTGCTCGAGCAGCTATCCCCGGGCATCGTGGGGCATCTCACCGCGCTCGCGGATCAGCTCGGGGAGGAATCGGCGCTGCGGGGCGGCCTGAACCGGGCGCAAGTTCAAGCCTTGCAGCACGCGCTGATTCAGCAGCAACCCGTGGAGCTGGCGCTCAAGGGCGGACAAACACTGAAATTCGCACCCGAGAGCGCTTCAGGCACTGAACAGCCTTCGCGTGGGACGCGCGGCACGTTGTCGCTCAGACGCAGCAGCAAGTGA
- a CDS encoding ATP-dependent zinc metalloprotease FtsH encodes MALVEAPPDKKHVEEVDIKDTRYRFTVVEPNNPKGEKKETIGPAVSDAIMKRLLRNDVKVNYEQEESNPILTTMLTILLPMVILLVMFYLFMRQLQAGGGKAMSFGKSRARLLNEAQNKVTFADVAGVDEAKDEVEELIAFLKDPKKFQKLGGRIPKGVLMMGPPGTGKTLLARAIAGEAGVPFFSISGSDFVEMFVGVGASRVRDLFEQGKKHAPCIIFIDEIDAVGRHRGAGLGGGHDEREQTLNQLLVEMDGFESNEGVIIIAATNRPDVLDPAILRPGRFDRRIVVPRPDIRGREGILAVHTKKVPLGVDVDLSILAAGTPGFVGADLENLVNEAALLAARQDKDCVSMIDFEMAKDKVLMGTERKSMVMSETERRTAAWHEAGHTLVGMLVDGNDPVHKVSIIPRGAALGVTMFLPQEDRHLMTRKQTLARIAMALGGRVAEELVFTEITTGAQDDIKRATGMARAMVCEHGMTDALGPIAYGEQEESIFLGREMASRRDDYSDDTARQIDKELRKIIEEQYSLAKRTLEENRDALDRVAEALLERETLSSEEIRCAIKGEPLPERAKVLIPRWTDKRRENSEKKRPASIFGAPKPAPST; translated from the coding sequence ATGGCGCTGGTGGAGGCACCTCCGGACAAGAAGCACGTCGAAGAAGTCGATATCAAGGATACGCGATATCGCTTCACCGTCGTCGAGCCCAACAACCCCAAGGGCGAAAAGAAGGAGACCATCGGACCGGCTGTCTCTGACGCCATCATGAAGCGCCTGCTGCGCAATGATGTGAAGGTCAACTACGAGCAGGAGGAGAGCAATCCAATCCTCACCACGATGCTCACCATCTTGCTACCGATGGTGATCCTGCTGGTGATGTTCTACCTCTTCATGCGTCAGCTGCAGGCCGGTGGAGGCAAGGCGATGAGCTTCGGCAAGAGCCGGGCGCGCTTGCTGAACGAGGCGCAGAACAAGGTCACTTTCGCCGACGTCGCGGGTGTGGACGAGGCGAAGGACGAGGTTGAGGAGCTGATCGCTTTCCTCAAGGATCCAAAGAAGTTCCAGAAGCTCGGCGGGCGCATCCCGAAGGGCGTCTTGATGATGGGGCCCCCCGGCACGGGTAAGACGCTGCTCGCTCGCGCCATCGCAGGTGAAGCCGGCGTGCCCTTCTTCAGCATCTCCGGCTCCGACTTCGTGGAGATGTTCGTGGGTGTCGGTGCGAGTCGCGTTCGCGACCTGTTCGAGCAAGGCAAGAAGCACGCGCCCTGCATCATCTTCATCGACGAGATCGACGCCGTCGGCCGTCATCGTGGCGCTGGCCTCGGTGGTGGACACGACGAGCGTGAGCAGACGTTGAACCAGCTCCTGGTGGAGATGGACGGCTTCGAGAGCAACGAAGGCGTGATCATCATCGCCGCCACGAACCGTCCCGACGTTCTCGACCCCGCGATCCTGCGTCCTGGTCGCTTCGACCGCCGCATCGTGGTGCCGCGCCCGGATATCCGCGGTCGTGAAGGCATCCTGGCTGTGCACACCAAGAAGGTGCCGCTGGGAGTCGACGTGGACCTGTCAATCTTGGCGGCGGGTACCCCGGGCTTCGTCGGAGCCGATCTCGAGAACCTGGTCAACGAGGCCGCTCTGCTTGCCGCGCGGCAAGACAAAGACTGCGTGTCGATGATCGACTTCGAGATGGCCAAGGACAAGGTCCTCATGGGCACCGAGCGCAAGTCGATGGTGATGAGCGAGACGGAGCGTCGCACGGCTGCGTGGCACGAGGCGGGTCACACCCTGGTGGGCATGCTCGTCGACGGCAACGACCCGGTGCACAAGGTCTCGATCATCCCCCGCGGCGCCGCCCTCGGCGTGACGATGTTCCTGCCTCAGGAAGACCGTCACCTGATGACGCGCAAGCAGACCCTGGCTCGCATCGCGATGGCCCTCGGTGGCCGCGTCGCGGAAGAGCTGGTCTTCACGGAGATCACCACCGGCGCTCAGGACGACATCAAGCGCGCCACCGGCATGGCTCGCGCCATGGTGTGTGAGCACGGCATGACGGACGCCCTTGGTCCCATCGCCTACGGTGAGCAGGAAGAGAGCATCTTCCTCGGCCGTGAGATGGCGTCGCGTCGCGACGACTACTCCGACGACACCGCTCGTCAAATCGACAAGGAACTGCGCAAGATCATCGAAGAGCAGTACTCATTGGCCAAGCGCACCTTGGAGGAAAACCGCGACGCGCTGGATCGCGTAGCCGAAGCCCTCCTGGAGCGTGAGACCTTGAGCTCTGAAGAGATCCGCTGCGCCATCAAGGGTGAGCCGCTACCTGAGCGAGCCAAGGTGCTGATCCCGCGCTGGACCGACAAGCGTCGCGAAAACAGCGAGAAGAAGCGCCCCGCCAGCATCTTCGGCGCACCCAAGCCTGCGCCGAGCACCTGA
- a CDS encoding serine/threonine protein kinase: MESEAAGAVSYPDTPMESKRADTGGLKLATIAPGSMASIPDMPAVELGKKPDPYLGCTIDDRYKVEAILGEGGMGVVYRCRHKIIDKKVAMKILRADLARDAEVTERFLIEAKAASSIGNPHIIDISDFGQLPDGSTYFVMEYLEGTPLSSLIDGGAALGIQRIVHIGRQLAEGLAAAHDVEIVHRDLKPDNIFLIDRGKEKDFVKILDFGIAKVSTAEHGITRAGSVFGTPHYMSPEQAAGAPVDHRVDIYALGVILYEMASGKVPFDADNFMGILTQHMYKAPVPIRALVPQPNEVPPGLEAIILKCLSKRPEQRYQNMNDLVEDLNRLETGNIPTAVPEMMQRSGGFNVPADYFNKGAMPAPVPADPGRRGRSKWPVYAGVAGVVAAIAIVGTIFAVSPPSSATQPTAAPEVVKTETPVATAAATVAEKPAEPKSTEVILAVAPLDAHVFRGEEDLGASPVSLKVPEGDTVDVEIRAEGYKTQKLALDGKETKQSIKLEKEAKAAVGYARPVAKPTAKPEAKPQPKPKPKPQIGGSDIVNPWN; encoded by the coding sequence ATGGAGAGCGAAGCGGCGGGAGCCGTCTCCTACCCTGACACGCCGATGGAATCGAAGCGGGCGGATACCGGCGGGCTGAAGCTCGCGACGATCGCACCAGGCAGCATGGCGTCCATCCCGGATATGCCCGCAGTGGAGCTCGGAAAGAAGCCGGATCCCTACCTCGGGTGCACCATCGACGACCGCTACAAAGTCGAGGCGATCCTGGGCGAAGGCGGCATGGGCGTGGTGTATCGCTGCCGTCACAAGATCATCGACAAGAAGGTCGCGATGAAGATCCTCCGTGCCGACCTGGCACGGGACGCCGAGGTCACCGAGCGCTTTCTGATCGAAGCCAAGGCCGCGAGCTCCATCGGTAACCCCCACATCATCGACATCAGCGACTTTGGTCAGCTCCCCGATGGTTCGACGTATTTCGTCATGGAATACCTCGAAGGCACACCGCTCTCCAGCCTGATCGACGGTGGCGCTGCCCTGGGGATACAGCGCATCGTACACATCGGTCGTCAGCTGGCTGAGGGCCTGGCGGCTGCCCACGACGTCGAGATCGTCCACCGCGACCTGAAGCCAGACAACATCTTCTTGATCGACCGCGGCAAGGAGAAGGACTTCGTCAAAATCCTCGACTTCGGCATCGCGAAGGTCTCCACCGCCGAGCACGGCATCACCCGCGCGGGCTCTGTGTTCGGAACGCCCCACTACATGTCGCCCGAGCAGGCTGCCGGGGCGCCCGTTGACCATCGCGTGGATATCTACGCTCTGGGCGTGATCTTGTACGAGATGGCGAGCGGCAAGGTGCCGTTCGACGCCGACAACTTCATGGGCATCCTGACGCAGCACATGTACAAGGCGCCCGTTCCGATACGCGCCCTAGTGCCGCAGCCCAACGAGGTCCCCCCAGGCCTGGAAGCCATCATCCTGAAGTGCCTGAGCAAGCGGCCGGAACAGCGCTACCAGAACATGAACGATCTGGTAGAGGACCTGAACCGCCTCGAGACGGGCAATATCCCCACGGCAGTGCCGGAGATGATGCAGCGCTCGGGTGGCTTCAACGTTCCCGCGGACTACTTCAACAAGGGCGCCATGCCGGCGCCAGTCCCGGCTGACCCGGGTCGCCGCGGGCGCTCGAAGTGGCCGGTCTACGCTGGCGTCGCTGGCGTCGTCGCAGCTATCGCAATCGTCGGGACGATTTTCGCAGTGAGCCCACCGAGCTCCGCGACGCAGCCCACCGCTGCACCCGAAGTCGTGAAGACGGAGACTCCAGTCGCCACTGCCGCCGCAACCGTGGCAGAGAAACCGGCGGAGCCGAAGTCCACCGAGGTCATCCTCGCGGTTGCGCCGCTGGACGCACACGTCTTCAGGGGAGAAGAAGACCTGGGAGCATCCCCCGTCTCGCTGAAGGTGCCGGAAGGCGACACCGTTGACGTCGAGATCCGCGCGGAAGGCTACAAGACCCAGAAGCTCGCGCTCGACGGCAAGGAAACGAAGCAGTCGATCAAGCTGGAAAAAGAAGCCAAGGCGGCGGTCGGCTACGCGCGCCCGGTAGCCAAGCCAACGGCAAAGCCGGAAGCCAAGCCCCAACCGAAGCCCAAGCCCAAGCCCCAAATCGGCGGAAGCGACATCGTCAATCCCTGGAACTGA